The DNA sequence CGCAAAATGATAAAAATTGTGGAAGGAATAGTGAAGAATTTACTTGAATGGAGAAATGAAGCATCCAGAGGAAGAAGAACCAGAAGTAGAGATGGACCTGAATGGTGGTTCAAAAAAGGGGATTAGGACAAAAAAGAGGTTagagtttttattaaaaaaatgaaaatagaatagAATAAGGAGAGGGATAAGGACAACCTATCTGAACGACAGAAGAGAGACATAGCTCTGGCGACAGAGGGGCGATAGTGGCAGCTCTTCTAACGGTGGTGGAGACAGATGGAGCGAGCAACTTCGTTTGAGGCAATGAAACATGATCCAGACAACTTGACACAAACTTTAGAGAAGATTGGGGGAGGGTGGCCAGAGGGGCTGCCAGAAGATGTTGTAGGGGAGACAGAAGAGAGAGGAGAATGGGGGAGAGAGAATGGTGTTCTCAAAAGTGAGGGAGATGACTGCACATTTTGAATTTAGATTAGGTTTATTGGAGGATAAATTCTACGGTTATCTCAACgccaatttttcttatttttcctcTAATTATTACCGACGAATTTACTGTCAAAATATCAAATCCGACGATAATCTTTGTATCCTACGAATTTATTACCAAATCTGCTAGTAAATTTACCAGTAAACTTGTCGCTAATATTCGATGCTAGATCCAACAATAATCCAAcagtatttaacattttttttgtaGCGTTAAcaatataatattcataaattTAAGGTCAAATtacttatttatactatttttagACCCAAAAATACATCCAACCAAACAACTTGCAAATAAGTTGTCGTAAATgatcataatataaaaattagttaacattttcgattataatataatatgataCTTATAAACACTTGTAATTTGGTTCATGATGATTCTACTATGTTCTTCAATTTGATATTTGTGCAATTTATCCGCATTCATTTCTAACACATAGGTAGATCAAAATTGattttgactttttttataaTGTTAGGttaggtaattaatttttttcgattaACATCAatcaatcttttaaaattatttaatttaatttaaaatttaaacatatacTATAATTTATAAATcttaaactctaaattctaaataataaatttaaatataaaattgacTGATATTGacctactaaaaattaatttcctaTATTTTTAATTGGGTGATCTTTGAGTTCTGCAGATAGTATATACTACTAGCTTAGTAATAAAACTCTAAGTCTCTAACATCACTTCTTGATATGAaacaaaaaagggaaagaaattgaaattcaGTTTACATGAGTGGTGTTTCAAGGACATGCCACTATGCATATATTAATAAAGGAATGTTAATGGGAATTTATTATTGAGTATATTAGCAGAGAGCCACTGTACTGTCTGTATTTGCGGCGGTTCAATCACTGGATTTTAATGCCAACAAGTTTCTTAACTACAATACACTACATAATGCTATAGCCACCACTTTATACATATCATTCTTCTTAACATGCATTCATGTAACTACTGTATCGATAATCAATTGGTCCATAAAATATCGTACCCTATAAATATGTACCCCATTATTATACTATGTGTGTATGTCGTTACATGTTAGAGACACATGTCGTTGAAAATAGCTTCTAGATCAGTACATGTCATTGTTAAGGGTcatattaataattagttatgaCTCTCTACAGTTGAATTAGTATTTGAAGCGTGCAAACTAATCCAGGCAGTGCAAGAATTTCTAAGAGAAATTAACGCTGTATTTGCGTCTTAATCTTCTACTTCACTCTGATTAAAAGTATTGGTTCCATTTTTAACTTGTACTATATGTAGCTTGCTACTCTAGGGTTGCACgcgaatcggatcggatcggatatggccaaaatttcgATCCGATTCACACTAAAATTAtcgaatcggatcggatccaatatctgcagtttttaaggttggatccgatttgcggatcggatcggatatcggatatcggatatatccgcaaaacacaaaaatatttttaaaagtttatttttattaaaaaaatatcaataaaatttatttttttattcttttaaatatgtttacttttaaaataatattaaacatactttttttaaataataaattaaaataatacaacatatatgataattattagttgaaataaaatataaaaaaatatttacttatttatttctttatttttgcgtacatgcggatatgcggataccaacacaaaatccgcaatccgatctgattagtgtgcggatccgaaagccttgcggatcggatccatatccgcaatttttgAATCGGATTCGGATAAATACCGCGGATATGCGAatcggatccgatccatgaacaccgCTAGCTAGTTAGCTTTGACTatgctatttaattatttatttatttatttgatttgtttgcatGCGTGTGTTTTTCTACACACATTAATTAAAATGAGCAAACGTCAAACATGTACCATCTCAACATGGAGTCTCCTATAATATACATAATTATCTTTCATTATAAACGAGTTTTGTGTTTAGTTTTAGTCCTGTGTTTGTTTCAAAGAATTTTACCTTTTTAGGAATTGtttatttacaaaattatattattctcatgtttgtttaaaaatttttagtctaGTTTATAGAAATAATTTcttattcaaaatataaaattttattcttatccAAACAGATAGATGGGTATTTGATATTTCCATATcaaagaaatgaaaattaaaatataaaaagtacTATTATTACCTCCCTAAATTATatatttcttataaaaaaaatctcCTCGTTTTATTGATATTGAGACTGTTTTAgaaatttaagatttatttttgGGAATATGCATAATGAAACAAATGTATCCTAATTTAATTttgtaatattaaaaataatttccaaTGATTTGTAACACTAAATAAACAAACATTTTATAACATCGAATATAACATTTCAGAGAACaatgaaatatatattattagtctTGAAATAAAACATTCCAAGGTTATTAGCAtaggaaaaaataattaatttaaaatgtttATTTTCGACATTTAATAATTGTGTtaataaatcatttaaaaaaatttgacatcattaattataaaaaatatctaaaaacactttttattacGAATTcctaattattgaaaaaaaaatatatattgacaATATTAATATTGATTTTCAGCTATTTTTGTTAGTGAAAATTAGTGTTAATAATAAGCATGACCACGTCAAAAGAAATTGATATATTAAAACAATTAAAGGATATACAGATTTCTACTGTACAAATTAAACATCACATGTTGATGCAGTAAGAAAACAACTGCACCTTATGTCTCTTTATCATTAGACAGTCAAATACATATATTTGCATTGATTTTTACatctataataatttatattttgctAAGCAAAATATTTGGACTATGCATAATAAACATAAATGTAGTAATAACAATAGTAATAATTAAGAGAACCACCATGACATGTAAATGGTCAATTAAAGATAAACTCAATATTAATAAGCtcgttttctttgtttttcttgcttgCGTTTCCATGGGACCATTTGCTTAAAGCTTTCATAAATGCTTGCCTGcagttataaataaaattaaatactaaataatgttaCTAGCTAATTCATAATATATATAGCATCTGTGATTAAGATATATCAAAACCTAACCTAATcaattttaatcaataaaataatttattacacTACTATCCAGTCGGTGCAATTTCCTCTGTAGCAATGAATTGAAAGTCCAGCTTTTGGGCACCAGAAAATGTAGATGCTTTATCAGCCTCGTGTATTTTCTTTATgcacaaattaaaattaagaaaaaatgtcTCATCATAATTAAGTGTAAAGTGTATGACTATAATAattaaccttttatttttttataatattaaactaTGCTGGTTAGTTGTAGCCACCCCCCTAAACAATATGACCAAATGCAAAGACATATATTTTTGGTCAAAAGTTAACTTTATGATTTCGGCCACTGGAAATGactagtaacaaaaaaaaaatagccaaaattaattaaaatttatcttatttaatatttattaattattataatatttaataaatattaaataaaataaattttgacttttTTTCTATAATATTATCGTTCTAGTCATGCCCCCCATATGTGTTTTTAATAATGCATACCTAACCTCAGTATGTTCATTGTGCATGGGACTGCTTCTATATAACTAATTGTATTCTGAATTATTTATGCCacgaaataattttataatttacaaCTAACAATTATAATATATCTAAATGATGATGATAGCTAAAACACACATGATATGAAAGTGAAAATTGAAGAGTAAGAAAATGAAATGATTAATTACCCAAAAATGTGAGTTTGTGTTGGAGTGGTTGTTAGAGAGGCTCAAGTAGCGGCGTGGAAACTTAACCTTCTTATTATTATGATGAGGGAAAAAGTCGAAAGTGCCCTCGGGATCATGGTGGGGGATGTTGGTGGAAGTGGGAAACCTTGCAGACCCAAAAGTGGAAAAAGAATTATTGTGAGTGTCCCGGGGAGTTCTGTAGGAAGTGGTGAAGGACATGGCCCGGCCCACGTAAGGCCCAGCCAAGACGGTGGTGGGAGAAGGCACGTCCATGCTCGACACTTTGTTGTTGGAGTACTCTAAAAACAACAACCTCGGAGGAAGCTCCAACGATCTAGTATCCTTTTCGTTAGTGTCCACGTGGCAAGGCTGCCTAGGCTTACCGGGTGCTTCCTCCCACTTGAAAGGCACGGACACTGGCGCCGTGTGCGGCGGAGGAGGGGGAGAGTCCGGTGGTGTGGTTGGACGGGAGGAGATGAGCATGGACAACCTTGAGTGTGGTGACTCCATCTTTCACTTTATGGCAACCAAGTCAAGTGGGTGTGTGTGCTTTTATAGAGATGCAAAATTAATGTCTACCCAAAATGCTGAGAGATAGGGACACAAGTATATTATTCTTATCTTCCTTTCTTGAGTTATGCTAAGtgacactaaaattagtcactaaaattagctattagtataaaatatatattaaaatataaatacatattaaaaataaattaaattatatatatatttatatataaatatattagtagttaattttagtatataaataatatttttatcctattttttaagGTCACATTAGGAAAATAAATAGAccaatttaatattcattaaaaatattgaattagtTTGAATTCtctatgattaaattttttattataaaaaaataataatttattcttagCAAAGTtactatatttatattttgtatacTTTTTTTTAGAGGAGTATTAAGAAGTCAGcacttttgttaaattctggttagtatttaatcataaaaaaattaaataattttatactattagatacaatctcacactattaaaaataataaataaaatattattgatgattaattgataactaaaaaccacaaaatctactaatcctctagatttttttttcatatatattatcAGTCAATTATGTTATATGATAGTAAATTTTTAGTACTTGGGTAATTATTTAAATCATCCTtgcatttaattaattaacaatgaTATATCTAAAGAAAAATTGACAATTATCtgaaaagaacatatatatatatatatatatatatatagagagagagagaaagaaaaaaggactAGATGGTTATAGTTATACAAATAGTAAtaagattctttttatttttaattttttataaaggtGAAGACTTGAAAAGTCTGTAAAGGTGGTGAGATAAATTCGAGTTGAGAAAGTTTTGGGGACagcaatttttgtattttgtggcCAGCACTTAACTATCAAAAAGAAAATTGAGTGATCTTCCACCGTTGGatataatttcacaccattaaaaatattattgatgaccaattaataattacaaaatacaaaagttgctgACCCTCTAGCATTCCTCATTTGAGTTTGGTATGGTTTTATTATTATGACTTTGGTGGTTTCAATTGCGAAAAGGAAAGAAAGTGTTCACTCTCTGCCCCTATTTCAAGGTAATAGTGACTCCCTCACTTAttcatttcttttaattttatatactaaTCTTTTCTTTTCTGGACTTGTAACAACCAATTAGTGGCAGTAACATCACcggtaaatttaattaaataataataataatttcttatTTCCTACGGTTCTATATTGATTATTAAGATTATGATCTTGTGTAAATTTAAAATGATTGATGATAACTTGGATGTGCAAGCAAATTaagagtaataataataaaaattgattgATCTTAATCCTCAACGGTTTTATTCACACATTTTCGATCGCTCTAAATAAGTTATTAATGTTCGTAAACGAAAAAGCACCTTCCTAGCACCCACTGTAtttgtatgtttttattttatttatggtaCGCTATTGACATGTCGAATTGATGAAGAAAATGAATGGAATTTATGAATATTATTGCAACAACATGCATCTCACTTGTTTACAGTACTTTACACATGTATTCCAAATTTCCAATTACTTCTTAATAATTAGCAGCTGCGCATAATCTATTGCTCATACCAAAACATAATTACATGTACATAACGTGGGAAATTCAATTTAGTACTTTCAAAGTTCTAATTGATTTGTATTTGTGTTCATAAAGTAATATACTATAATCTTTAGCAAGAAACTAATATAGTATATATTAGTACAAAAATTTGACATTGTAAATAACTCCATCATAGTGTAACGGAATGTcatttgatttttataaataattgagTCGATGGTATGCAGATCAAAATATCATAACAATGGGTTATTTCACGAAAATACTAATACAAGAGTTTGACTTATCATGAAAAATGGAATCGAATCAGTAATTTTTATAGTCGAAGTATGATAATTACACGTGATGCTATCTAGAAATACTATACTATATAGAACGTGAGACATAAAGTTTgaaatttaagattttttatgGTCAAGACAAGGTCTTAATCTGAAAGATAAGAGAAGAGTAAAACATTCTACAAATTTATTCTTAgtctataaattaaaaaaaatacagaaataaaaaaaaaacttcaattaaacactACACTACCACACAAAATTCTGCAAAATTCATAGTCATACTAACTGCccaaaaaattaatagaatacaAGTATATGTAAATGTCTAAAGTCagcctttttttatttattttatttgtttcttttatttttccttttatgtctaattcattttgttattttgattttcttttcaagtactttaattttttttctttattttaaatttcgaTTCACTTGTTATTTCATTTATAGTTCTTATTCattatatttcatttttttttgttatttttatctttgtattatttattttcttcaaatattttatttttaagtttttattttgttaattatctaTTTTAAGCTTTGTCTATTCTTTTGCATTGTAATTtatcataaatattttgataTAAGTCGTTTCGACATcaattttaagtaatttttaggttgagtttattttttttaaaagagttgTATCTACTCTTCAAATTAAGATATTGATACAAAATTAATTCGACATCCTATTGAGATTATCAAACATGAAGCAAAACATTATATATaatgttcatttattttattattccctTGCATTGCCTCGACAATTATTTGTTAAAGAGTTGAGTTGACAATGATGATAGTAGTTAAATAAGATGTATTAGATATCATATGTTTTCATCTgtgttttagaatatttttttaaactcgTTATTATTAAGAactgaatttaaaagtatatataaaaaaattaattttgatgattattttggattctaaaaaaattctaaaaaatacggtataaaaattatatatagcaattttttatcaattgacataatagtataatatctaataatttattttaagagtttaatgattattttatagtcgttattttttcttaaaagaaaaaattataatattgatTATATAAATCAACAAacaattcatgaaaaaaaaattattttttcaaattaactAAATCTAAAAGATAATTTATAGCTTCATAATGatataagaaaatataagaaaatgaGCTCATAATATCGTAACTTCGTAAAATAtgcattatatattttaaatatatacacTCACGAATGACTTCTAAATTAGTATCTCTCGCGAACTATATTAACTTGAGCATTAAAATTCTTGCAGGTACAGTTTTCTATCATGTAAATGACGAATTCGGGACATTGAAAACTCAGAAATTTATTTAGGTAACTTCTACACTTGAAAAAAGTAAACACGCTATAGaacaatttaataatttaaaatttttaaattaataattttatgacaTGAAGCCAGATTGTAtaagataaaaatagaaaaatataaaataaataaaacatgttCATATTCAAGTGATTTCTTGACAAGATTTAAGAGAGCTAGTGACTTCATGAATATGCATAATCAAACTCTCGATTTGttctttgtatttttattatttttacttttttttataaattataaatatgatcTTAATTGTATTTTATGGTGGTGATTTGAGATTCTGGaacaaaagaatggaaaattTTGTGGTGCTGGAGTGGTGGTGAATCAGTGTTACCAATGATGGTAGAGGGTATATTTTAGATAAAAACACTTAAAactttttataagaaaaatacttaacattgaagttaacctttacatttaaaaaaaaaaaatcaaagagagAACATTTTAATATTGTAAACGAAGAAAGTGCctattttataaatagaagaaaagaaagtatgtattttataaattaaaaaaaaaagaagaatgttatttttctgtatataatataaattttttttataaattaatatttttaattagttaatataaaatgttgatatatatatatatatatatatataacagtaACACCTTAAAGATTTTCCTTTTTAAACGTGGCTGACGCAAAAAGAAGCTACAATTAGTCGATAGAATGCTAGTGTCAACCAAAAAAGCATATggttttatgattaattaaataaaaaaaaaatgagataaaTACTGAATGAACAAAGATATATAAATGATTGAAAGAAAGACTTGAAATGATTAAACACCGAATATTTGTAAAGGAATTCAGAAATACGTTATGGTTGTACTTTGATATTATTTTTGAGGTCATTTTTTCAATAATtcaaataaagagagagaaaatactTATTAATAAATGAACATTATTAAGACTAAGAGACTTGTCTTTATCCTAATAATATAAAGGAGAATTAGAGTCCTAGACAAAACTCCAGtcaaaaaactaaaaagaaaattaaaggtgaaggataatataatggaaatttggTGCACTAATACTAGGCACTTTTTTTCCCCCTTTTAATTGTTTATTAGTAGTATTATTTTTCGGCTTTTAGAACATGGTGGAAGATATTGTATAATCCTAAATAAACACGACAATGTGAGAAATTAGAAAGTAGCTAGAGAGATTCGTTAATTTTTATTGCTAGTTGCTCTCATCATGATATGCTTTTCATGAGATTATTCCAAAGTTAAACAtttataatttgttaattttttcctTTTGTGTCCACTAGTATTAGCTTTTCCTAATCAAGTTACCAATCTTATTTGTTCACTGCTACTAATAATCTTCTATGAGCTcctaattaaattagatatttcaaTAGCTGACACTATTTATGAATAATAATTTATCAAActcaatgaaaaaaaattattagaatgatGATAAGATGATAGATAAGGGAAAAAATTTTTTCCCTTAAATAAGTCATGCATTAACCATTGCCAATTTCTTCATCATAtggtgaaaaaataaataaataaattaaaatgactgAAAGTTTATTCACCTAACTAAAGATCGAGTAATTTATCAAAAGAAAAACGTgggaaaaaaaagtaaagaaaaaaggTAGGTTGATACAAACTGATAAAAACGTAAAAACCCACTTGTTAGTTTTAAGAATAGATGGATTTGCATTGTGTTTTTGTGGTGTTGGGTTTAGTGTCTTGTTTTGGGAATTAAAGTGGAAGGTAGGCCTAATGAGATGGTTTAGTGTCTATTTATATGCTACATTAGTTCATAATCTTATCATAACTTTAGGCCACTCacaaccaaaaagaaagaagaaaattatAGCTTAGaaaatacatgtgtgatttaatttattttcaatgtatatttatatttcaacatatattttatactgatagttaactttagtaactaattttagtatatataacaTAGTCGCATACCAAAATATCCATGTGATAACTAACACTATGTTTGTTTGAgaggaaaatggaagaaaagaaaaggaaagaaagaaaatgtgaaggaaaatgattatttttctttgtttggttgagaaggaaaattagagagaaaagaaaatggagagaaaactaATGTTTCTCTCTCTACTTCCAATACTACTCTTTCACTTTTTCAATACATTTtataatataagaataaaattgtctttttataacattttttttcttcttattttccttccatccaaacacatctaaagaaaataaaaatctactcaatttcgttcctttcttttcttttctttctattttcttcttctttatttctttcttttcttccaaccaaacatagcctaaatgctttttatttttttatcaaagaaagagactggaacccgcaacctcttaattgagtatggagagactatgccatttgagctattactcattgactAGCCTAAATGCTTTTTTACTCTTAATTCTTAAAGTTATTGCATAAAAGCGGCATTTTCAAAGTTGTAACAGAACCACATTTTTGTTATCATGTTCCTTTGAAGATTCTTTAATATGGAAAAGAATTTggtaattcaataaaaatatcaaaactgCTACGTGTGCATTAAAAATTAGTCACCAAACATTAGAAAATACTAAgcatatttttgtctttttattttaattatttatattttaataaaacttAATGATTATCCTAATACTTATAcacaacttaaaaaatatttaatttaaaatgagAGAACTACTGTCAATATtatataaagtaaaaaataacTGGAAGGAATGGTTGTAGAGCTTCTAATCCATAATGGCggcaaaaagagaaaatattaaggaggacaaaagaaaaaaaagaagaaaaaagtgtTTGCTAGCGAATCAAGTTTTTCTTATTAATTCACCCAATACATGAAATGGATTGGATCAACAAAAAATGATAAAGGATTCCACAATGTCTAGTCTTAGGTCACTGGTCATGGAAGCAAAAAAGGGCTTATAAGCTAAAGCAATCATATAACTACTCCAATAAAACTTATCAAATAAAGATTATACtacttattattatattctttacaTTCCACTTTTACTTATGCTAACAGATACAGCAATATACACTTAATAATGCATTATACAATAAGATAATTCtataatataaattttgatgtatatcgtatgatgcacggacacgggacacgatATGATATTGAATACGTCGACatacgaattttaaaatcttataaaacacagagacacgcatacatataaaatataaagtattttttagataaatcgtaatgatattttgatattttattgatattaaaatataaattaaatttttaattatttttaatgtcttgttttaattatatcaaatatttaaaatatttttggttttaataaataataatatatactatatctaaatttatttcaagaatatatgttaataataagactggacacgctgaCACATGATAATATTTAGGTGTGTCTAAGCGTGTttagagaagaattttttattttttattaagacacggttggacacagcagacacacGTGTCGTATCTGAAATGTGTCCAACACGCGAATACGATAACTCagcgaagtgtccgtgcttcatagtgTATATCTATTAAAATCATaccattaaattattttaaaatatcatgTATCATGTTAATA is a window from the Arachis hypogaea cultivar Tifrunner chromosome 17, arahy.Tifrunner.gnm2.J5K5, whole genome shotgun sequence genome containing:
- the LOC112766685 gene encoding uncharacterized protein, translating into MESPHSRLSMLISSRPTTPPDSPPPPPHTAPVSVPFKWEEAPGKPRQPCHVDTNEKDTRSLELPPRLLFLEYSNNKVSSMDVPSPTTVLAGPYVGRAMSFTTSYRTPRDTHNNSFSTFGSARFPTSTNIPHHDPEGTFDFFPHHNNKKVKFPRRYLSLSNNHSNTNSHFWASIYESFKQMVPWKRKQEKQRKRAY